One part of the candidate division TA06 bacterium genome encodes these proteins:
- a CDS encoding TMEM165/GDT1 family protein, which yields MNWKIFGAAFVTLFLAELGDKTQLAVITMTAESRSWLSVFLGGSLALVCVTLIGALFGQAIIKVIPQNILHYIAGGLFIVMGILAILGKL from the coding sequence ATGAACTGGAAAATCTTTGGCGCCGCTTTCGTCACCCTGTTTCTGGCCGAGCTGGGAGACAAGACCCAGCTGGCCGTGATCACCATGACCGCCGAGTCCAGAAGCTGGCTCTCGGTCTTCCTGGGGGGCAGCCTGGCCCTGGTCTGCGTGACCCTGATCGGGGCGCTGTTCGGGCAGGCCATCATCAAGGTCATTCCGCAGAACATCCTGCATTACATCGCCGGGGGGCTGTTCATAGTCATGGGCATCCTGGCCATACTGGGGAAACTATAA
- a CDS encoding pyridoxal phosphate-dependent aminotransferase, with amino-acid sequence MKFAAKMEKLKVETAFEMMAKAKKLEAEGKKIIHLEIGEPDFDTPKNIKEAAKKALDAGQTHYGPSAGLPEHRKAIAEYYSKRIGIPYGPEHVVVTPGAKPIMSFAITALLEEGDECLVPDPGFPIYQSMVKFNGGVPIPLPLREENDFRLDVKELRSKITKKTRLIILNSPHNPTGGILTRDDLKAVADISVNSDIPVLSDEIYDRMIYDGKFVSIAQFDGMKERAIILNGYSKTYAMTGWRVGYGLMPTALVEHMARLMTNINSCTATFSQVACIEALKGPQDEVTAMMTEFKKRRDYIVNRINKIPKVSCRKPAGAFYIFVNVKQTGMDARKFTDFLLNDCGICALAGANFGAEGEGYVRFSYANTIENLAEAADRIEKALAK; translated from the coding sequence ATGAAGTTTGCAGCCAAGATGGAGAAACTCAAAGTCGAGACCGCTTTCGAGATGATGGCCAAAGCCAAGAAACTGGAGGCCGAGGGCAAGAAGATCATCCACCTGGAGATCGGCGAGCCGGATTTCGACACTCCCAAGAACATCAAAGAGGCCGCCAAGAAGGCCCTGGACGCCGGCCAGACCCACTACGGGCCCTCGGCCGGCCTGCCCGAGCACCGCAAGGCCATCGCCGAGTATTATTCCAAACGGATCGGCATCCCATACGGGCCGGAGCACGTGGTGGTGACCCCGGGCGCCAAGCCCATCATGTCCTTCGCCATCACCGCGCTATTGGAAGAGGGCGACGAGTGCCTGGTGCCGGACCCCGGCTTTCCCATCTACCAGTCCATGGTCAAGTTCAATGGCGGAGTGCCGATACCCCTGCCGCTGCGGGAGGAGAACGATTTCCGGCTGGACGTCAAGGAGCTGAGGTCCAAGATCACCAAGAAGACCAGGCTGATCATCCTGAATTCGCCGCACAATCCCACCGGCGGCATTTTGACCAGGGACGACCTGAAGGCGGTGGCCGACATCTCGGTCAACAGCGACATCCCGGTGCTGTCCGATGAGATCTACGACCGGATGATCTACGACGGCAAGTTCGTAAGCATCGCCCAGTTCGACGGCATGAAGGAGCGGGCCATCATCCTCAACGGCTATTCCAAAACCTACGCCATGACCGGCTGGCGGGTGGGATACGGCCTGATGCCAACAGCGCTGGTGGAGCACATGGCCCGGCTGATGACCAACATCAATTCCTGCACCGCCACCTTTAGCCAGGTGGCCTGCATCGAGGCTTTAAAAGGCCCGCAGGACGAGGTCACCGCCATGATGACCGAGTTTAAGAAGCGCCGCGACTATATTGTGAACAGGATAAATAAAATACCGAAGGTATCCTGCCGCAAGCCCGCCGGAGCCTTCTACATCTTCGTCAACGTCAAGCAGACCGGGATGGACGCCCGAAAATTTACCGATTTCCTTTTGAACGACTGCGGGATCTGCGCCCTGGCCGGGGCCAACTTCGGGGCCGAGGGCGAGGGCTATGTCCGCTTTTCCTACGCCAACACTATTGAGAACCTGGCCGAAGCGGCCGACCGGATAGAAAAAGCTTTGGCGAAATAA